In Campylobacter suis, the following proteins share a genomic window:
- a CDS encoding bifunctional 3,4-dihydroxy-2-butanone 4-phosphate synthase/GTP cyclohydrolase II yields MAFEKVIQAIDDIKNGKMIVMVDDEDRENEGDLVFAADKSDIQKVNFAITHAKGVLCLAMDEDNARRLDLPLMVPKNTSSHETAFTVTIDAKQTTTGVSAYERDLSTRLAADQNSRPEDFVRPGHIFPLIAKNGGVLVRTGHTEGSVDLCRLAGLTPMASICEIVKDDGNMARRDDLEIFCKKFGLNMLSVSELVEYRLSSESLVSVSEPISCQIAQKNAMRYDVTDHEANKHAVYLFGDIKNVTNVKFMKSTSDFDFVSSVKFDELLVAIEILKKEGGLLVFLSSQTNSTNAKDYGIGAQILKYFGVKQIALLSNKNKDFVGIKGFDLDVVEYKNL; encoded by the coding sequence ATGGCTTTTGAAAAAGTTATACAAGCTATTGATGACATTAAAAATGGTAAAATGATTGTCATGGTTGATGATGAAGACAGAGAAAATGAAGGAGACTTGGTATTTGCTGCGGATAAAAGCGATATTCAAAAAGTAAATTTTGCTATCACACATGCAAAGGGAGTGCTTTGCCTTGCGATGGACGAAGATAATGCAAGGCGACTGGATTTGCCGCTTATGGTACCTAAAAATACCTCAAGTCATGAGACGGCTTTTACTGTAACTATAGATGCAAAGCAGACGACAACTGGTGTTAGTGCTTATGAGCGAGACCTTAGCACGCGTTTGGCTGCTGATCAAAACTCAAGACCAGAGGACTTTGTAAGACCTGGACATATTTTTCCACTTATCGCCAAAAATGGCGGAGTTCTTGTTCGCACTGGTCACACTGAAGGTTCAGTAGATCTTTGTCGCTTGGCTGGATTAACTCCGATGGCTTCAATCTGTGAGATAGTAAAAGATGATGGTAACATGGCTCGCAGAGATGACTTAGAAATTTTTTGTAAAAAATTTGGACTAAATATGCTTTCTGTTTCTGAGCTCGTTGAGTATAGGTTAAGTAGTGAAAGTTTGGTTAGTGTTAGTGAGCCTATAAGCTGTCAGATAGCACAAAAAAACGCAATGCGTTACGATGTTACCGATCATGAAGCTAACAAGCATGCCGTCTATCTTTTTGGTGATATCAAAAATGTAACAAATGTAAAATTTATGAAATCAACTAGCGACTTTGATTTTGTTAGTTCAGTAAAGTTTGATGAGCTTTTGGTTGCTATTGAAATTTTAAAGAAGGAGGGTGGCTTGCTCGTATTCTTATCAAGTCAAACAAATTCTACAAATGCTAAAGACTATGGCATAGGCGCACAAATTTTAAAATATTTTGGCGTAAAACAGATAGCCCTTTTGTCAAATAAAAATAAAGATTTTGTTGGCATTAAAGGGTTTGACTTAGATGTGGTTGAATATAAAAATCTTTAA